In Opitutaceae bacterium TAV5, one genomic interval encodes:
- a CDS encoding heparinase: MSTETLPLLPPVRILDQLGESTTLPDEVATLRDRLITAAREDVARQPIIRRSRTLAELRADASIRMKYREQPSHLAHLDAAGWERFALSLGDCEAVRPLAERRLPRLAAAVRLTRDPALADYLCRQLDELATWAPLVRPGWSGAPHPDGAWLGTGWAVRAITGSLALLPPEFVPDGLADRIAERLRAEIAGIRNDWRTRPNWFTQQEAVHSNQWVLPNEAIILASLHLGLDRHLDDYEFGVKNVLRSLDAQGPCGEFVEGLEYGSITLASALSAARAAAFVAGDTRLLDHPFFRKFSVWYLHHLQPAGFTINAFDARVVQIDRGLVATLAATTGDPAAFWYLRTFPATEAVATALDNAGAPVAPSNPSVILPELLAACAGAGRGLTDPSAPVLPLYASYPVAARINWIESWNTAGIAEGHSADVSGFWMRGGHASDAHDHQDRGHVNFIVKGRPVLIEAGLFSYGIPEHPTHFKSVAGHNVLQVGGHAPAELTPQVLAGGAGQILDAAHRSAPLTVNRLDAAGGDVTMDGSACYAGVRRWSRRVVWDAAAVTVCDEVELHAPDTLLFRWHLGVPPETACSFFPGEIRIGDIVVSREADVPLTASIEAMPDNTLTPGTLHQHATLVLRTGSPVTHLKLTTHISLSAQP, encoded by the coding sequence ATGAGTACCGAAACCCTGCCTCTTCTCCCTCCGGTCCGCATCCTCGATCAACTCGGCGAGAGCACCACGCTGCCCGACGAGGTCGCGACGCTCCGCGACCGGCTCATCACCGCCGCCCGCGAGGACGTTGCCCGTCAGCCGATCATCCGCCGTTCCCGCACGCTCGCCGAACTCCGGGCCGATGCGTCGATCCGGATGAAATACCGCGAGCAACCCTCGCATCTCGCCCACCTCGACGCTGCCGGCTGGGAACGGTTTGCTCTTTCGCTGGGCGATTGCGAGGCCGTCAGGCCGCTGGCCGAGCGCCGGCTGCCGCGCCTGGCTGCCGCCGTCCGTCTCACGCGCGACCCGGCGCTCGCCGATTACCTCTGTCGCCAGCTTGACGAACTCGCCACCTGGGCTCCGCTTGTCCGGCCCGGCTGGTCCGGCGCCCCTCATCCGGACGGAGCGTGGCTTGGCACCGGCTGGGCAGTCCGCGCGATCACCGGGAGCCTGGCGTTGCTTCCTCCGGAATTCGTTCCCGACGGTCTGGCTGACCGTATCGCCGAACGCCTCCGGGCCGAGATTGCCGGCATCCGCAACGACTGGCGGACCCGGCCCAACTGGTTCACGCAACAGGAGGCGGTCCACAGCAACCAGTGGGTGTTGCCCAACGAGGCGATCATCCTCGCCAGCCTCCATCTCGGACTCGACCGGCATCTCGACGACTACGAATTCGGCGTGAAAAATGTGCTCCGTTCCCTGGATGCGCAGGGTCCGTGCGGGGAATTTGTCGAAGGTCTCGAATACGGCTCCATCACTCTGGCCAGCGCCCTCTCCGCCGCGCGGGCGGCCGCTTTCGTGGCCGGCGACACGCGCCTCCTCGACCATCCCTTTTTCCGTAAATTCTCCGTCTGGTACCTGCACCACCTCCAGCCCGCCGGGTTCACCATCAACGCGTTCGACGCCCGCGTGGTCCAGATCGACCGCGGGCTCGTCGCCACCCTCGCAGCCACCACCGGTGATCCCGCCGCCTTCTGGTATCTGCGCACGTTTCCTGCGACGGAGGCGGTGGCGACTGCCCTTGACAATGCCGGCGCTCCGGTCGCGCCATCCAATCCCTCCGTTATCCTGCCCGAACTTCTCGCCGCCTGCGCCGGCGCGGGCAGGGGGTTGACCGATCCTTCCGCGCCGGTTCTTCCCCTCTACGCCAGCTATCCGGTGGCCGCCCGGATCAACTGGATCGAAAGCTGGAACACGGCCGGCATCGCCGAAGGTCATTCGGCTGACGTATCCGGGTTCTGGATGCGAGGAGGGCATGCGAGCGACGCGCACGATCATCAGGATCGCGGTCATGTCAATTTCATCGTCAAGGGGCGACCGGTGCTGATTGAGGCCGGCCTGTTTTCCTACGGTATTCCCGAACACCCTACGCATTTCAAAAGCGTTGCCGGGCACAACGTGCTGCAGGTGGGCGGCCATGCTCCGGCGGAGCTCACGCCGCAGGTGCTTGCCGGCGGCGCGGGCCAGATTCTCGACGCCGCGCACCGTTCCGCGCCACTCACGGTCAACCGTCTCGATGCCGCGGGCGGCGACGTGACGATGGATGGCTCGGCCTGCTACGCCGGCGTCCGCCGCTGGAGCCGCCGGGTCGTATGGGATGCCGCTGCCGTCACCGTTTGCGACGAGGTGGAACTCCATGCGCCGGACACGCTTCTTTTCCGCTGGCATCTTGGGGTGCCTCCGGAAACGGCCTGCTCGTTTTTTCCGGGCGAGATTCGCATTGGTGACATCGTGGTCTCCCGGGAAGCGGATGTCCCGTTGACGGCTTCCATCGAAGCCATGCCGGACAATACGCTGACGCCCGGAACCCTCCATCAGCATGCGACCCTCGTGCTTCGGACCGGGTCGCCTGTCACGCATTTGAAACTGACTACACACATCTCCCTTTCCGCCCAACCATGA
- a CDS encoding AraC family transcriptional regulator has translation MNLTSPLSPRKTIRQDSVQLSHRRPVRIHPFSNHGDYPLHDHEFYEICLILRGHAEHLSDDGVCPLRRGSVVIMPPGRVHGLRKPAGLNGVNIYYLAPWLLGDPMLLRQRLLALLFLGKTLFPAGTVRTPILFEVSSPTLTRLERMMDEITAEYAHPFASLFSIRLLFLRFLHELSREYEIRDGGSGIPFHEEVWAAILLIEQCVQQNRKFFVSDLARQIGCSAGHLHRLFCGATGAGPMEYFQARRMQHAARLVLDPELNLTQVAYQVGCADSAHFSRCFRRHMGMTPRDYKRNFRTGE, from the coding sequence ATGAATCTCACATCGCCCCTTTCTCCCCGGAAGACAATTCGCCAGGATAGCGTGCAGTTGAGCCATCGCCGTCCGGTGCGCATCCATCCGTTTTCGAACCACGGGGACTATCCCCTGCACGACCACGAGTTTTACGAGATTTGCCTGATACTCCGGGGGCACGCCGAGCATCTTTCCGACGACGGCGTGTGCCCGTTGCGCCGGGGTTCGGTGGTCATCATGCCGCCGGGGCGGGTGCACGGCCTGCGCAAGCCCGCGGGGCTGAACGGGGTGAACATCTATTATCTGGCACCTTGGCTTCTGGGCGACCCGATGCTGCTCCGGCAGCGCCTGCTGGCGTTGCTGTTCCTGGGCAAGACGCTTTTCCCGGCGGGGACGGTGCGAACGCCGATCCTGTTTGAAGTTTCCTCACCGACGTTGACCCGGCTGGAGCGAATGATGGACGAAATCACGGCGGAGTATGCGCACCCGTTCGCCTCGTTGTTTTCGATCAGGCTGCTCTTCCTGCGTTTCCTCCACGAGCTGTCCCGGGAATACGAAATCCGGGACGGCGGATCGGGAATCCCTTTCCATGAGGAGGTGTGGGCGGCGATCCTGCTGATCGAGCAATGCGTGCAGCAGAACCGGAAGTTTTTTGTATCCGATCTGGCGCGACAAATCGGATGCTCCGCCGGACACCTGCACCGGCTGTTTTGCGGGGCCACGGGGGCCGGGCCCATGGAATATTTCCAGGCGCGCCGGATGCAGCATGCCGCCCGCCTTGTTCTCGATCCGGAGCTCAACCTCACCCAGGTGGCGTATCAGGTGGGGTGCGCGGATTCGGCCCATTTCAGTCGCTGTTTTCGCCGGCACATGGGAATGACGCCGCGCGATTACAAACGGAATTTCCGGACAGGAGAATGA
- a CDS encoding endopolygalacturonase, translated as MANSTPSKKITDYGARGDGLADDREAIQRALDARPGHIGIPPGHYKIGGTLRIHAHTRLSLAPQATLSLADGAARTADDYLLTNANPEAATADAGITIEGGIWDGNNAGNPRPPGLFDAGFSGAMLHFRNVTGLCLRNLHLRDAEAYHLRLTHARGFHIETIRFSSTRVRPNNDGVHLGGHCEDGVIRDIKGLHPGVTGDDMVALNADDALTRTEVNGMTCGPIRNIHIEDIEAEGCHSFVRLLSVWSPVENITIRKVRGTCEVAAINCDAARGCRVPLFDETAPPFPDGVGLLRNIDASDLLVAKSANNSIALLRFETRMENVRLHHFRRDLSRDQAPGQPTLRLRHVALRELRQTATGAGRAVPFGECVESDAADIPDLFINPQ; from the coding sequence ATGGCGAATAGCACTCCCTCGAAAAAAATCACGGACTACGGCGCCCGCGGTGACGGCCTCGCCGACGACCGGGAAGCCATTCAACGCGCGCTCGATGCCCGCCCCGGTCACATCGGGATTCCCCCCGGCCACTACAAGATCGGCGGCACCCTCCGCATCCACGCCCACACCCGCCTGAGCCTCGCTCCGCAGGCCACCCTCTCCCTCGCCGATGGCGCCGCGCGCACGGCCGACGACTACCTCCTCACCAACGCCAACCCCGAGGCCGCCACCGCCGACGCCGGCATCACCATCGAAGGCGGCATCTGGGATGGCAACAACGCCGGCAATCCGCGCCCGCCCGGTCTCTTCGACGCGGGCTTCTCCGGCGCCATGCTCCATTTCCGCAACGTCACCGGCCTGTGCCTGCGCAACCTCCACCTGCGCGATGCCGAAGCCTACCATCTCCGCCTCACCCACGCCCGCGGTTTTCACATCGAAACCATCCGCTTCAGCTCCACGCGCGTGCGCCCCAACAACGACGGCGTTCACCTCGGCGGCCACTGCGAGGACGGCGTGATCCGCGATATCAAGGGACTCCACCCCGGCGTCACGGGCGACGACATGGTCGCCCTCAACGCCGACGACGCCCTCACCCGTACCGAAGTCAACGGCATGACCTGCGGCCCCATCCGCAACATCCACATCGAGGACATCGAGGCCGAAGGCTGCCACAGCTTCGTGCGCCTGCTCAGCGTCTGGTCGCCCGTCGAAAACATCACCATCCGCAAGGTGCGGGGCACCTGCGAGGTTGCCGCCATCAACTGCGATGCCGCCCGCGGCTGCCGTGTGCCGCTGTTTGACGAAACCGCCCCGCCCTTTCCCGACGGAGTCGGCCTCCTTCGCAACATCGACGCTTCGGACCTGCTGGTCGCCAAGTCCGCCAACAATTCCATTGCCCTCCTCCGCTTCGAAACCCGGATGGAAAACGTGCGCCTCCACCATTTCCGCCGCGACCTTTCCCGCGATCAGGCCCCCGGCCAACCGACGCTTCGTCTGCGCCATGTCGCGCTCCGCGAACTCCGGCAAACCGCAACCGGCGCCGGACGCGCCGTGCCTTTCGGCGAATGCGTCGAATCCGACGCCGCCGACATCCCCGATCTGTTCATCAACCCGCAGTGA
- a CDS encoding RNA polymerase subunit sigma-54, producing MSGPSFSHELRQKQTQSLVLAPQLRQSLKILQVAALDLRSVIQEELEANPTLEELSGDSVSLDQERDKLSASNESDNDASGSDDSDRNDAGNEAAGDTDSLDFSKEFEVLGKLGEDWRDYMSQAGGNQPYTSEDAERRQHFFDSLVSETSLQEHLMRQAELSDHEPDIRAALEHLIGGLDERGFSTQTASEVALQAGLPLDAVQEAARLLKTFEPAGIGAADLGECLLLQLQAKGRGDSLAARIVRDHLDLLTRRRIPEIARKTGTHTDDVQEAIGEIGALDPAPGRRFAEDTNRVVTPDVTVEKDGDEWKIILNSDYIPRLRISGTYRDLIAKGTLNKQERDYLRERIRSGKFLINSIEQRQQTIERITREILKVQHEFFEEGVSKLRPLTMTQIASAVGVHETTVSRAIANKFIETPHGIFEMKYFFTPGYASSGGESVSNTSVKEMINDLIAGEDRSHPLSDQEIVAKLESKGINIARRTVAKYREELGLLPSNLRREYV from the coding sequence ATGAGCGGACCTTCCTTCAGCCACGAACTCAGACAAAAACAGACGCAGTCCCTCGTCCTCGCCCCGCAACTGCGTCAGTCTCTCAAGATCCTCCAGGTCGCCGCCCTCGACCTCCGCTCCGTCATCCAGGAAGAACTCGAAGCCAATCCCACCCTCGAGGAGCTCTCCGGCGACAGCGTCAGCCTCGACCAGGAGCGCGACAAGCTCTCCGCCAGCAACGAATCCGACAACGACGCCTCCGGCTCCGACGACTCCGATCGCAACGACGCCGGCAATGAAGCCGCCGGCGACACCGACTCGCTCGATTTCAGCAAGGAGTTCGAAGTTCTCGGCAAACTCGGCGAGGACTGGCGCGACTACATGTCCCAGGCCGGCGGCAACCAGCCCTACACGTCCGAAGACGCCGAGCGCCGCCAGCACTTTTTCGATTCCCTGGTCAGCGAGACCTCGCTCCAGGAGCACCTCATGCGCCAGGCCGAGCTCTCCGACCACGAGCCGGACATCCGTGCCGCGCTCGAACACCTCATCGGCGGCCTCGACGAACGCGGTTTCTCGACCCAGACGGCCTCCGAAGTCGCCCTGCAGGCCGGCCTCCCGCTCGACGCCGTCCAGGAAGCCGCCCGCCTCCTGAAGACGTTCGAACCCGCCGGCATCGGCGCCGCCGACCTCGGCGAATGTCTCCTCCTCCAGCTCCAGGCCAAGGGCCGCGGTGACAGCCTCGCCGCCCGCATCGTGCGCGACCACCTGGATCTCCTCACCCGCCGCCGCATCCCCGAGATCGCGCGCAAGACCGGCACCCACACCGACGACGTCCAGGAAGCCATCGGCGAGATCGGCGCACTCGATCCCGCCCCCGGCCGCCGTTTCGCCGAAGACACCAATCGCGTCGTCACGCCCGACGTCACCGTCGAGAAAGACGGCGACGAATGGAAAATCATCCTCAACAGCGACTACATCCCCCGCCTGCGCATTTCCGGCACCTACCGCGACCTCATCGCCAAAGGCACGCTCAACAAGCAGGAACGCGATTACCTTCGCGAGCGTATCCGCTCCGGCAAGTTCCTCATCAACTCCATCGAGCAGCGCCAGCAGACCATCGAACGCATCACGCGCGAGATCCTGAAAGTGCAGCACGAGTTTTTCGAGGAAGGCGTTTCCAAACTCCGCCCGCTGACCATGACACAGATCGCTTCCGCGGTCGGCGTGCACGAGACGACCGTCAGCCGGGCCATCGCCAACAAGTTCATCGAGACGCCGCACGGCATCTTCGAGATGAAGTACTTTTTCACGCCCGGCTACGCCTCCAGCGGAGGCGAATCCGTCTCCAATACCAGCGTGAAGGAGATGATCAACGACCTCATCGCCGGCGAGGACCGCAGCCACCCGCTCAGCGACCAGGAAATCGTGGCGAAGCTGGAGAGCAAGGGCATCAACATCGCCCGCCGCACCGTCGCCAAATACCGCGAGGAGCTCGGCCTCCTCCCCAGCAACCTCCGCCGGGAATACGTGTAG
- a CDS encoding alpha-L-rhamnosidase, which yields MNKPATPSGQYVSSAALPERVMPAVHPCQLFPEAPASVSKVTPGLWLIDFGRVAFGNLELAPPAGMTGEIVVHLGEAFSGGRIERHPPGSVRYAKVAVSLAGDGRPVVVAPPPDERNTNEIAVLLPPEWGVVLPFRWVEIEGWPVDAAPPVVRRRAAFAKTWDDHAAAFTCSDPLLDRIWELCRYTIKATTFAGVYVDGDRERRPYEADAWLNQLSHYTCDPDFSMARDTFRYLLRRPTRSTEWGLHMVFIAHADWLHTGDTSLVAAHYEALAGKLLPERARPDGLLAGTPEQMKNDIVDWPPGERDNYVFMPVNTVVNAFHLRALALMAVLARALGRAADANAFEARARSAGAAFQRVLFDPARGLYRDGEGTGHASLHANLFPLAFGLVPGEHRAGLVEFLIRRGMACSVYAAQYLLEALFEHGADEAALGLITADGGRSWKHMAESGATLTWEAWDQHYKPNQDWNHAWGAAPANLLPRYVAGVQVDAPGWKCLRIRPHPGPLASCTAKVPAPLGPVVVDWRRDGEAFTLNFSLPPGVTARLELPVAGAGDVRLDGQAVDAVRQGKRLVLSGKWNGCHRVVVQ from the coding sequence ATGAACAAACCCGCGACTCCGTCCGGACAATATGTCTCGTCCGCCGCCCTGCCCGAACGGGTCATGCCCGCCGTTCACCCCTGCCAGCTCTTTCCCGAGGCCCCTGCAAGCGTGTCGAAAGTTACCCCGGGCCTTTGGCTGATCGACTTCGGCCGCGTGGCCTTTGGCAACCTGGAGCTCGCTCCGCCTGCCGGCATGACGGGCGAAATCGTCGTCCACCTCGGGGAAGCCTTTTCCGGCGGACGCATCGAACGTCATCCGCCCGGTTCCGTCCGTTACGCGAAGGTCGCCGTTTCGCTTGCCGGCGACGGGAGGCCCGTCGTCGTCGCCCCGCCTCCCGACGAACGCAACACCAACGAAATCGCCGTTCTTCTTCCGCCCGAATGGGGCGTTGTGCTGCCCTTTCGCTGGGTCGAGATCGAAGGCTGGCCCGTTGACGCCGCGCCGCCGGTTGTCCGCCGTCGGGCGGCTTTCGCCAAAACCTGGGACGACCATGCGGCCGCCTTCACCTGCTCCGATCCCCTCCTTGACCGGATATGGGAATTGTGCCGCTACACCATCAAGGCGACCACCTTTGCCGGCGTGTATGTCGATGGCGACCGCGAACGCCGTCCCTACGAGGCCGACGCCTGGCTCAATCAGCTCAGCCACTACACGTGCGACCCCGATTTCAGCATGGCGCGCGACACCTTTCGCTATCTCCTCCGGCGTCCCACCCGCTCCACCGAATGGGGCCTGCACATGGTGTTCATTGCCCACGCCGACTGGTTGCACACGGGCGACACCAGCCTGGTCGCCGCCCATTACGAGGCGCTTGCAGGTAAACTGCTTCCCGAGCGTGCCCGTCCCGACGGTCTCCTTGCCGGCACGCCCGAACAGATGAAAAACGACATCGTGGACTGGCCCCCCGGCGAACGCGACAACTACGTGTTCATGCCTGTCAACACGGTGGTCAACGCTTTCCATTTGCGCGCCCTCGCCCTCATGGCCGTGCTCGCTCGCGCCCTTGGCAGGGCTGCGGATGCCAACGCTTTCGAGGCGCGCGCACGGAGTGCCGGCGCGGCGTTTCAGCGCGTCCTTTTCGATCCGGCGCGCGGCCTTTACCGCGATGGCGAGGGCACCGGTCATGCCTCGCTGCACGCCAATCTGTTTCCTCTCGCCTTCGGCCTTGTGCCGGGGGAACACCGCGCGGGTCTTGTGGAGTTTCTCATCCGCAGGGGAATGGCCTGCTCCGTTTACGCCGCGCAATACCTGCTCGAAGCCCTCTTCGAACACGGCGCCGACGAAGCCGCCCTTGGCCTCATCACCGCCGACGGAGGCCGTAGCTGGAAACATATGGCAGAAAGCGGAGCCACGCTCACGTGGGAAGCATGGGATCAGCACTACAAGCCCAACCAGGACTGGAACCATGCCTGGGGGGCCGCGCCTGCCAACCTGCTGCCACGTTACGTTGCCGGGGTGCAGGTGGATGCCCCCGGCTGGAAATGCCTTCGCATCCGTCCCCATCCCGGACCGCTCGCGAGTTGCACGGCCAAGGTGCCGGCTCCGCTTGGTCCGGTCGTGGTCGACTGGCGCAGGGACGGCGAGGCGTTTACGCTGAATTTTTCCCTTCCGCCCGGTGTCACCGCGCGGCTCGAGCTTCCGGTTGCCGGAGCGGGCGACGTCCGGCTCGACGGACAGGCCGTGGATGCCGTTCGTCAAGGGAAGCGACTTGTGCTCTCCGGCAAATGGAACGGATGCCATCGCGTTGTCGTGCAGTGA
- a CDS encoding serine/threonine protein kinase, with the protein MTQKIAEGGMGLVYKAVQRGAGNFRKIVAIKLIREEYSTVPEFQKNFIGEAQLVADLIHTNIVQTYHLGQIGGQYFMVMEFVNGVNLEQFLERHRALNREIPVDLAVFIISRVARGLAYAHTKRDPDGRLLDIVHRDIGPKNIMIAHEGDVKLTDFGIAKALDLMYNEEGQVIAGKDEYLSPEQASYAVTDARADLFGLGIVLTELLLGKNIFRSADRLESRRNILELPIPAFGTLREGIDDRLEAIIAHLLTRDREKRYQTANQVLNDLELYLYSDGYGPTNEKLGAYLRELMG; encoded by the coding sequence ATGACCCAGAAGATCGCGGAAGGCGGCATGGGGCTCGTTTACAAGGCCGTTCAGCGGGGCGCCGGAAACTTTCGCAAGATCGTTGCGATCAAACTGATCCGTGAAGAGTATTCCACCGTCCCCGAATTCCAGAAAAACTTCATCGGCGAGGCGCAGCTCGTCGCCGACCTGATCCACACCAACATCGTCCAGACCTACCATCTCGGCCAGATCGGAGGACAATATTTCATGGTGATGGAGTTCGTGAACGGGGTAAACCTGGAGCAGTTTCTCGAACGCCACCGCGCCCTCAACCGCGAGATTCCCGTCGATCTCGCCGTCTTCATCATCTCGCGTGTCGCCCGCGGCCTCGCCTACGCCCACACCAAGCGCGACCCCGACGGACGCCTCCTCGACATCGTCCACCGCGACATCGGCCCCAAGAACATCATGATTGCCCACGAAGGCGACGTGAAGCTCACCGACTTCGGCATCGCGAAGGCCCTCGACCTCATGTACAACGAGGAAGGTCAGGTCATCGCCGGCAAGGACGAGTACCTCTCGCCCGAGCAGGCCAGCTACGCCGTCACCGACGCCCGCGCCGATCTTTTCGGCCTCGGCATCGTGCTCACCGAGCTCCTCCTCGGGAAAAACATCTTCCGCTCCGCCGACCGGCTCGAGTCGCGCCGCAACATCCTCGAACTGCCCATCCCCGCTTTCGGCACCCTGCGCGAAGGCATCGACGACCGGCTCGAGGCCATCATCGCGCATCTCCTCACCCGCGACCGGGAAAAACGCTACCAGACCGCCAACCAGGTCCTCAACGACCTCGAACTCTATCTCTACAGCGACGGCTACGGGCCGACCAACGAAAAACTCGGAGCCTACCTCCGCGAACTCATGGGCTGA